Genomic segment of Juglans microcarpa x Juglans regia isolate MS1-56 chromosome 7S, Jm3101_v1.0, whole genome shotgun sequence:
GGGACACTAGATATTAGAGCAGGCTCTGACCAAGATAAATCTTTGGTCCTTTCACCATATCTGGGTTTGAGCCGGTAAGGTGTGAGATATGGAACATGATTGTATATGCTGATGAACTAAGCCAGAATTTACCTCGCTGAAATATATGATCAGGTAAGGGTGAGTCGTGGCCAATCAAGAGGATGAGTTCACCGACGTAATGATGCCATCAATGGCTAGAAGCTTGGTCACTCACtctttaactaaaaaataagaagaataagcAGTAGCTGTTATCAAGAGCCTGTCTGCAGTGAAAGAAGAGACTCTTGCTTGCCTGCAATAAAACCTTTAAGTTCTATTGGGCAACAACCAAGCTCAACCACTCTTGTAGCTCTTCACCTTCGACTTTCTctttctctgaacaagaaacGCTATCAGAACATCATGGCCAACTGTAGGCACACTTTATCATAAAGGCAGCACTTACTTAACATATCAATCTGTATGTTAAAGGTCAACTTATGAGACCGCCCCTAGACTCATGCTGAGTGTATCCTGAACAAGTTTCTTATTTCCGCCAAGCAAATTACAGGAAATAAGCTGGGAGAGAGCTTTCTACAAGTTTCCAGCACTTAAATGTGTTTTCTCAGACTTTGAGCTAGTCTAAGAGGTTGATTAGGCAGTTTCAATTCTGGTTAAATCAGGTCTTATATCTATGGTTCCTACATTGCTTGATTTGGGTAATGGAGATGTTTTTCTTAACAAGCTTTGGTTAGACTTTAGCATCCATGAAAAGGTCAAAACGATGCCAAACAAATTtaagttttcaaatttcaatcgATAAAAAGATTCGAGAGTTTTTCACTCAATCAGGgacctttttttcttcctttcctaATTCTTAAATTGCCCTTATGATAAAACTTTTCCCTTTCTCTACATTTATCTGCTCTGCTATGttctttgagaaattaaaaactgACCTAGTTTATATACTTTCTAAGCCTTGAGGTTTTCATAATCACGAAAatcttcaaacaatttttctttGCTAGACAGACCCAGAATTTAAGATTGTAGGTCATGTCAGTGTCTAGAAACTTGTGTGAAGCCAACTTGTGTAGGGCAGAAAGATATTACCAAGGCACCAGCAAACAATATGGACAATGGtgtgcataaatatatatatatatatatatatgtagaagaATATAGGATTAGCTAAGTATCACCTTCTAAATGGGCACCAAGACCCTCCAAAACAGTAGGATTAGCACGCACAACTGAAAGCGCTACATCCAAAGCAGATTGCAACAATACTTTCACCTCTCGTTGAACAAGATCCACAAGATGGCCCTGTTAATGGTCATTCTACATCAGTGTCTATAGCAAATATAATAGGGCctagaaacaaaacaaaaactcacaGGACCTGATCCCTTCCCCAAGGAACAGCACCTCCAGACTCGTCAATCCCACCACCTGACAGTGTGGCTATAGACACAGGGCCTATGGTCTGATTAAGACCATATTCAGCTACTGCCTTGTATGCCATGTCAGTTGCTCGACGTATATCGTCAAGTGCACCAGTTGAGACACGACCTGAATAAACCACTTCTTCAGCTGCACGCCCTCCAAGAAGAGTAACCAAGCGGCCTCGTAACTCATCAATGAACAGCAAATATCTATCTTCATGTGTTGGAGGCATATAAGTAAAGCCTAGTGCTCCTCCTGACCTTGGCAATATGCTTAACTTCTGATAACATAAGAACATTTAGCAATAAGTTTTTTTAACAAGTAGAACACTCAGCAATTACTATATGATCTGTTATGTGGACATCAATAAAAGGGTGAATACGGCAATAATTCATGGCATATTTTGGATTCTGACAACTCGATATTTTGTCCAAAAGATTTCTAAAATTGTTCTCTTCGTTCGTACATTATTATTTAGAACCTACCTTATAAGTTTTGTACcgtaagaaaataataaaatacaaatattagcTTGTCTAAAATcgtaaaaaagggaaaaagaaagaaggtcCTCGCAGGGAGAGAGACATATGCTTAAATGGATAATCACAAGcgggaaaaggaaaaagtacTTCCAATTGATAACAAGCGGGAATGAGGAAAAgtgcaaaatgaaaatattctaGTGAAAAACTCCTTTTATTTACCTTGACACGCGGCTGTCCAGAAAGAAGATTTGCAACAGCAGTGCCCACTACCGCATGGCCAGCTTCATGCCGTGCAACTACAGCTTTCTCACTTCCTTGCAGCTTAGCAGTCTTCTTCTCTATGCCCTACAACAAGAAATTACATTTGTTTTCTCCATTAGTTAATCCAAGTAAAAGTCTACTCATCATGATTCATCCTAACAGATTTTTAACTCGCACCAAAAATTGTGTTCCGTAAAACCTCAAGTACCTAAATGCACAAAATGATGGAAATCAAAtgtgcaattaaaaaaaaaaattcccaagcTAAATATCTATTAGAGGACATACTCATTAGAAATGGCAGCATATTTTCACTTTTATGTCCTATAAGTGCATTCAAGATAACATACAAACTTAGGAACTCCTTTGCTTATACCTCCTAGACAGCTAATACAGACAAGCAGATCCGctagaaacatttttttttctaataaggTTATATTTGGTATTCAAAAGGAGGAGAAAGACAAGTAGATGCAGTTGTATCAAAGTAAAAGGCAAAGTTAGAAGGTATCAACCATAGAAACCAGATCAAGAAAAGCACTAATGTCGGGATCCGACTTGGAACtaggaggagagagaaacagCGAAAGCAGAATTAGGGGCGTCATTCTAGCCATAATTCAGCGAGCCACAACTACATAACTATTTAGCTTTAGACAAAAAAGATGAATGTGATTGAAAAATAAGCCCACCAAGGAAAGaacaattctctctctctctagcagACAGTCACACACAGACCGAGAGACTTACAGCTATTGATCTTTCCACTGCATGAATGAAATCAATTTTCTCCACAACAAGTTTCTTTTGTCTTCCAGCCAACAGAGCAGCTTCATTTACTAAGTTTGCAAGATCAGCCCTGAAAAACAGTTGAAAACAATTATTCACTCGATCAGGATTTTGGAAAGATGGAAGGTGCAACTTCTAGATGAATTTGGAGATAGGAGGGCAAGTACCCGGTGAAACCAGTAGTCATACAGGCAATGTCACCAAGGTCAACATCCTCCGCAAGGGGAAGTTCTTTCTTGGAAACATGTACGTTTAAAATGGCTTCTCTTCCACGCCTATCGGGTGTTTCCACCtaaaagaagatgaaggaaCCATTTGAGCATTATTACAGGATGCTGCTAAGGAGCACTTGCTTTGTCAGACTTCAACATTAAGAGTGATAAGATAACATGAATACAAACCATAACCACTCGATCAAATCTCCCTGGACGGCGAAGTGCAGGGTCTAAAACATCTGAGCGATTAGTTGCTCCAAGAACAATGACAGCAGAGTTGCTGTCAAACCCATCCATCTCCTGAAATGCATTTTAACACACGTCAGCATGACTAagataaaatgttaaagaaaCTGAAAAACTATGTCCAAGAAAGCGTACGGTGAGCAGCTGATTCAAGGTCTGCTCTCGCTCATCATTGCTAACAATTCGATATTTTCCATCACGGCTTTTTGCAACAGCATCAATCtgcataaaagaaaagatatgaCCAGAAATGTATTGGCACCTTCCGAGATTGGACATAATAATCTAGCACATATTGACACCTTTAGAAATTGAACATAATTATACAAGAGAATAAGAGATTCCTAGATTCTAACCTCGTCAATAAAGATTATTGATGGTGCCTCCTTCTTTGCCCGTGCAAATAGATCTCTCACACGGGAGGCACCCATGCCCACATACAACTCCACAAACTCACTGGCAGAACAACTAATAAAGGGGACTTCAGCTTCTCCAGCCACAGCCTTTGCTAGAAGAGTCTTACCTGTCCCGGGAAGACCCACCTGTAAGATGAACAGTGTCACATTTacgaattatatataaaacttatgtcACAGGTAACAATGAAGGTTCAGATAGATATCCTCCACTATACCATTACATAAACTACCTACATGGAATGGCATACAAGCAATGGATGAAAGGCAATCAAGAGTAAAACTAAGGAAAGTTTCAAGTCCAAAGAGATATCTGGCCAATAACTAACTTCTGGATAAAACTTACCAAGAGAACACCTCTAGGAGGACGGGCACCAAGTCGTATATACCTATCAGGATTCCGAAGAAATTCCTGGCAAATAAACATcagcacaaaaataaaataattttacaaatcccaagcaagaaatttttttttaacgaaaaaaataataatgaatgagCAGGAAGCATTTAGGACTCTACATATTTTGTCAacttttttattgataaaataataatatgagcaGTCCCTAGCATACCACAATCTCTTCTAGCTCCTCTTTGGCCTCATCGACACCAGCAACATCAGCAAAGGTGATTATCTCACCTTGTTCAGATGCTTTTGCACCACCAGAACCCCCAGATTTCCGATTCCTAATCTGGCCAGCCGAATTCTGTAGATATGCAAATATTCATCAAAGAGCATGTAGCATTAGTTTCAACTATCAAAGGTAAAAGAAATGAAGCATGTGATTTGTACCTGAGAAAAGCTTACTGGAAACCGATGGAGAAGCCCAGCAAGCACAGCAACATAAAACATAGCTATCTGCAGATCAAAGCCCAAAGCCAATATATAAAACTTCAAGTTCACAATAAACAAACTACAATACAAAATGCAATAcagaagagatttttttttttaaaaaatatcaggTCTGAATTCTGTAGTGTAGAATTGAATttcctaataaaataataaagcaCTTTGTTCAATAAATAAGATGATTTTCAGTTTATTTGCAGGTTCATGTATTATGTattatcaaaaattaaattctctGTTAGGTAGagcttcttttttaacttttttgctcTGATCTGCATTTAACGTCCTATATTCCATAAAGTATGGAATCCTCATGACTCTGGACAAGTTACAATAGCCTTTTTCTACAAAGTAACAATGGGAGGGTGGGCTGCCCCTTTTTCTCGAAAAATTTATACTTTGTTCCTGAAAAAAAGAGGATGATCTTTCTTTCAAGTGTTAGAAACATCTAATATCCAGGGAATCATGATAGCCAAAAACTAGTTGACCTACAATCAGTAGATAAAGAGTATGAGTCAAAAAGATTGTGCTGGCAAAATTGTAGCGGCAGAAAAGAACTTGTCACACTTATGCCATATAACAGCTCCTAGAAAGATTACTTGTTATTATAGGTCTAGAACCCATTGGAGGAAAAGTGATAAACTTTTTGGCCTTTTTGCAAGCTGATATTTTTTAACACTGTGAATGTGAGATATGATTCTACATAAAGAGATCGTCTAGGACTGTATTTACCAGCGTAGATAAACAAAGTATGATATGCTGGTGATGAGTCATGTCACAACCTTTCGAAGCCAAGATAGCGGCATCATATTGGTAAGCACGAAATAAGATTTGTTAGCCGTAAAAGATACTTTCTTAACAGAGCGTAACATATAGGAGGAAATGTGACAACAGAAAAACCGTACCAATGCAGAGTTCAAGAATCCACCCGACCGCTTATCGGGCGACCCAAACTCCACTGCATTCTCGAGCATCTTCTCGTATGGGGCTTTTATATCACTTGGCCGAGTCGTCGTGTAAACGATCCTCTTCGTCGGCGCTACAGTCCTAAGCAGAGACTCGGATTCCGGCAGCTTACTACTTGCTCCCCCAACTTCAATTTCTTGACTCCCAGGCTCGGACttcaatttaaacatgataTGAACCCCATCAACCTCAACCTTCTGCACCTGATTGCTATTAATCTTACTCAAAAACTCGCTATATGGCACGCTTACGAAAGTAGTCGGAGTCCTCGGCTCCGAACCGGGTAGAGGAATCCCTGGTCGGAGCAACCGCATTACAAAAATCACAATCCCCAACTGCAAAAGCAAAACCCCAATCTCCTGAGCCTGAACTATAGGCTGCCACTGCCACTTCTTTCCCTTTGACCACCACGAATTCCCTTTCCCTTGCTTCTCTCTCCGCCGATTCGGCGTCGAAGAACCCGAATTCGGTGGATTCTTATCGCCCTCGCCTTCGCTCGTCCCGCTAGAACCGGCCGCCGAATCGCTGTCCTGACTACTGGCTCCAATCCGATTCTTTCTGAACCCGCAGTCCCTGACAAAAGCTCCCCAAAGATTAAACCTCTCCGTATTCTCCGAAGCACCAAGAACTTGTCCGTCGAGGTTGGTGGGCGGGAAACGTAGAGAACTAGGGATAAAACGGTTGGCGCTCTGGTGAAAAACCCTAGATTGACCGCGAACGAAGCGCAATCCATGACAATGATAGAGCTTCCTATACGAATTCAAATGGATATTTTGGTGAAATATAGGAGATAGAGACTCGACCGATGACATTTCAAACCCTAAAAAGCAAAactaatttcaaaataaaatataatatgtatatgttGGTCTGTGAGTCAgtgctagagagagagagattgacaCCACCAATGGAGGCTAAGGTCTCTGAAACGAGACAGAAAGAGAGGAGACAGACGAATTGAACTTGGATTACGGGCCTTACGATTAAGTTAAATCTCCAATCTTGACCGTCAATTTCTTGGTTATCGTTATCCGGCAGCCACATTGGCCTTTGGAACgcagaaaagtaaaaagaaaaaagaaaaacaaaagaaaacaaagtaaGATCTCAAGTAGATTGTCTGTGCCGATGACCACGTGGGTTTATGTTCTGATCACGTTGTAATACGAACACGTGTAGTAAACCGAAGCTAGATGTTCTGCAAATCTTTCCGTACCTTTAAGGTCAATGGTTTTTGGAAAGAATAGATGCATTTTTTGGattgcaataaaaaatataatttataattttaagatttataacttataatttaagtaagaAATTATCGGATTTCTTTCCTCTTGTGAGGGTAGGGTGTTTTCTCTCTAACTCCTTGGAAACATGGAGTATAGTCTCTTAGACTGCAGGTCTAAAGAGAGTGTGAGAAATGAGAGTGAGATTTTTAAACTGTGTGAGTGACTGAAACTCATTGACGAAGAAAAACAAGAGGTGAATGTGTTAGAGGAAGATATTGAGATGTCATATGAGAAGAGTATGAGATGTTTAGTGGCTTTCATTGTTTCTGACAAGGAGTTGAATAGAGGGGCCTTTAAATCAACAATGACAAAACTTTGGCAGGCTGAAGGCTGTGTTGTTTTCAAAGAAGTTGGATGGAATAGTTTTCTGATTGAATTCTGTGGGGAAGATGAGAAGAATAAGATCTTGTTTGGGCATCCATGGTCTTTTGATAAATTCTTAGTGAGTCTTATTGAATGTGATGGAGTTACTGCACCCATTGAGCCTCTGGATTCAATTTCATGATATGCCTTTTGCTGGCATGAACAAACATACGGGTGAGAATCTTAGTGCCACTATAGGAAAAATCTTAATGGTTGACACAGATGAAGGTGGATCAGGATGGGGCAAGTTCTTAAGAGTGAAAGTTATGGGGGATATCACGAAACCTCTGCCAAGAGGAAGATTTTTAAACATTGGTGATAAAAGGTTCTAGATTActttcaaatatgaaaggcTTCCAAACTTTTGTGTCCATTGTGGTATTATTAAGCATGCAAATCAGAAGTGTTCTAAGATGAGTGACCAAAGGAAATATGTTAATAGTCTGCTAAATCAATATGGCCCTTAGTTACAAGCGAGTCCATTGTTCAAGTCAACTGGAGTCCATAGGAAGCAGGAAGGTACAAAACTGACGAATAGGTTCCACGAGATAGGGCAGGGAAACTCCAATGAAATGTTGCTTGgctttaacaaaaataaaaaggatccTATGATCGCTAAAAAAATGGGTTCAGTTTCACATGATCCCTTAAAATTAAGAAGTGTTGATTTTGTAGAATTTGGTTTTGGAAAGAAGATAAATGAAGGAGTAAGAGTGCTGACTTATCACGATTGGAATATGATGCAAATAAGGAAAACTATTCAAAGATGGTTCTACAAGGTAATGTTGGAGGATTATGCTTCAAAAAGTCAGGTAACAAAAAGGCAGTTGACATTCCTATGCCGAatgaacatttattttaattttatggcTAGTGATAGACAAGATAAGGTTGGAGATTTATGCTCCGAGATATCAGGTGATCAATAGAAAGATTAAATTCCTATGCAGAAAGTCCTCTCTTATGATTTTACTGCGAGGGATAGGTAGGTATGTTCTCAACCTATTTCTCTCACACAAAAAGCTATTAAGATTGGTAGGCAGAAAACTTTCCAATTGGAAGAGAAGAGCTAGGAGCGGTATTTTGGATTTAACATTGGATACAACAATATCTTTGGAAGATCATAGTGGTCAAAAGAAAAGGAGTTTGGAGGTAAATGAAGAGAAGGTTCATtacaacaaaaaaccaaaataccAGGTGCTTATTGATGTGAGTGACCAAAATGAATTGGCAGTGGCTGCTCAGTAGCCCTGCCAATATCAATGAATCTATTAAGCTAGAACTACCGAGAGTTTGAGAACCCTCAAACAATTTGTGATTCACCTGTTGGTGAAGGAGAAGTTCCCTAGAGTGGTTTTCCTTATGGAGACCAAATGTAGAAGAAATAAGATAGAGCATAGTTTGAGCATAGTTTTGTGGTGGATTGTATTGGTAGAGGGGGTGGTATTGCTTTGATGTGGAAAATGGAGCTACAGGCTAGGCTTTAGTCATACTCTCAGGGTCACATCTCAGTGATTATTATTGAAGTTGACTTGAACCAGAAATGAATGTTGATTGGGTTCTATGGGAGTCCTATAGTGGCAAAACGAGTAGAAAGTTGGAATTTGTTGAGACAACTCAAACCTTCCTTGCCTTTACCTTGGTTATATATGGGAGACTTTATTGAAATATTGTCACAAGAGAAAAAATTAGGAGCTGTTTCCAAACCTTATAAACAGATGGAATTGTTTCGAGAAGCCTTGGAGGATTGTGCCTTAAGTGACTTGGGTTATAAGGGTTCAAGGTTTACATGGTGTAACAATAGAGCAGGAAGGGAGTTCAACAAAGAAAGGCTAGATAGAGTTGTAGGGAATAGAGAGTAGAATATGTTCTTTGGCACTTTTGAAGTTTATGTACTCCCTGTAATGAATTATAATCACTgtcttttattcatttcttgttACAATGCTGATAGGACTACCAGTAGAGAGAAAAGAATTTTCAGATATGAAGTCAACTGGTCAAGACAGGAGGATTGCTCAAAAATTGTTACGCATGCTTGGAGATCCACAGTTAATTGTGCTAGCATAATGGATTTCATTAAAAAAGGTTTGAACAGTTGCAAAGACCATCTAGTTAGGTGGAATAAAGGTTTTCATGGTAATAGAAGTTAGGGGtaacaatatgtgacacgatttgttaacccaacacgaacacgacacaaTAAAAGCGGGTTTGAgtttagccttaacgggttcgggttaaaacgggttgacctgttaagacACAATTGCTTAACaggtcactaacgggtcaacccgttatgaccctttaaaaaagttgaatttatatttataccCTTAGATCtaaaattgtaatattaatattttacaatgtgtgtttatcatatttgagaTTGTAACTTTAATATTACTACAACatgtgtttatcatatttatgtaattatgtgtttatcattttggtactgttgggattttaatatcggtatttttattatttggattgtaattttggacttgtacttacttttttattttttgtagatattgtttatattttaatatttatataaaatcaatcaagtcaAAATGGTTGAAACGagtctgttcaacccattaccgtaaacgggttgaaacggGTCTAGTCGTGCGTGTCGTATCGCGTCAATCTACTTCATATTCattaacgggtcaaaacgggtcgTATCGTATCAACCCATTATCTTAATGGGTCatgttaggatttgagattttgacacgaaatCCTTAAAGGGTCGTATTCAGGTTGAcctatattaaatataatatacatgtcttaaCAAgatacgaacacgacccgttaccACAATTTAACACCCCTAGATCATAGAAGGAAgacaataaaacaaaagagagacTTGATTAAAGAGATGCAGAGACTTAATCAAGATGACTTTGATGAGACAATTAGAGGCTTGCGGAAAGAAGTAGATGATTACCTTGAATATGAGGATCTGAAACGGCGCCAGAGAGCTAAACCGAAGTGGTTGAGAGAAGGTAATAGAAATACCAGATATTTTCACTCATGTGCTAACCAGAGAAAGCAGTCAAATACCATTCACTCTACCTCTAATGGAGAAGGTTCGTGGGCAAGAAGTCAAGAAGAAATTAGCAATTTTTTCCCGCAATTTTATTAGGAACTCTTTTCCACTTCCCATCCTACTTGGATAATAGACAACTTTGATCATCTTAGTAAGTCAGTGACTGATGATATGAATAGGCTACTGATTAGAGAACTTTCAACTGAGGAGATTACTGTtgctattttttatatgaattctTTGAGTTCCCCAGGAATTGATGGGTTCCCAGCTGGTTTTTATTAGGATCATTTGAATATTATTGGCAGTGATGTGATTTAGGTTGTCAAGGCCATTCTAAACTCAAATTgtg
This window contains:
- the LOC121240544 gene encoding LOW QUALITY PROTEIN: ATP-dependent zinc metalloprotease FTSH 9, chloroplastic-like (The sequence of the model RefSeq protein was modified relative to this genomic sequence to represent the inferred CDS: inserted 1 base in 1 codon), which translates into the protein MSSVESLSPIFHQNIHLNSYRKLYHCHGLRFVRGQSRVFHQSANRFIPSSLRFPPTNLDGQVLGASENTERFNLWGAFVRDCGFRKNRIGASSQDSDSAAGSSGTSEGEGDKNPPNSGSSTPNRRREKQGKGNSWWSKGKKWQWQPIVQAQEIGVLLLQLGIVIFVMRLLRPGIPLPGSEPRTPTTFVSVPYSEFLSKINSNQVQKVEVDGVHIMFKLKSEPGSQEIEVGGASSKLPESESLLRTVAPTKRIVYTTTRPSDIKAPYEKMLENAVEFGSPDKRSGGFLNSALIAMFYVAVLAGLLHRFPVSFSQNSAGQIRNRKSGGSGGAKASEQGEIITFADVAGVDEAKEELEEIVEFLRNPDRYIRLGARPPRGVLLVGLPGTGKTLLAKAVAGEAEVPFISCSASEFVELYVGMGASRVRDLFARAKKEAPSIIFIDEIDAVAKSRDGKYRIVSNDEREQTLNQLLTEMDGFDSNSAVIVLGATNRSDVLDPALRRPGRFDRVVMVETPDRRGREAILNVHVSKKELPLAEDVDLGDIACMTTGFTGADLANLVNEAALLAGRQKKLVVEKIDFIHAVERSIAGIEKKTAKLQGSEKAVVARHEAGHAVVGTAVANLLSGQPRVKKLSILPRSGGALGFTYMPPTHEDRYLLFIDELRGRLVTLLGGRAAEEVVYSGRVSTGALDDIRRATDMAYKAVAEYGLNQTIGPVSIATLSGGGIDESGGAVPWGRDQGHLVDLVQREVKVLLQSALDVALSVVRANPTVLEGLGAHLEEKEKVEGEELQEWLSLVVXPIELKGFIAGKQESLLSLQTGS